Sequence from the Castanea sativa cultivar Marrone di Chiusa Pesio chromosome 12, ASM4071231v1 genome:
GATGAAGTTTACTTGCGACCTTTGTGGTGAAGAAGGCAATTTGCCATATCTTTGTGTCCCATGCAATTTCTGTATTCATAAAAGTTGTACTTCTTATTGGTCTAGTGTCAAAGTTATGCGTCACATCCACCCCCTCCACCTCACCCATTCTTCTCGTCAAGTCCATCAAATTGTCTCCCAATTTTGTCAACTCTGTGTTCAGAAAGTGGACACAGAATATGCGTTTTACTATTGCTCAAGTTGCGATTTTGTTGCCCACCTTGATTGTGCTACGGACAAGAGAAACAGGGAGGACATAAATATGCTGAAACTTATAGACGGGGAGTCCAATGAGCCAAAAAATGAGGATTCTGAGCTAGATAGATCTGTTGACTCTACAACTTACATAGTAAAAAATATGAATGTAGGTGAGGATGGGATTCAAATTGCTACAGAAATCAAACACTTTAGTCATGAGCATGACTTAAAGCTTATTGATGAGGTTGAGAATAACAAAAAATGCAATGGTTGCTTGCGAACCATTCTCCCTCCGTGTTACAATTGTGCGGAGTGCAACTTCTTTCTTCATAAATCTTGTATtgaattacccaaaaaaaagctACACTCACTTCATTGTCACCCTCTCACCCTCCTCCCAGAGTCACCTTATAGGGCCAAGTGGTTTTTTTGTAATGCCTGTGACCAGCCTTGCAATGGCTTCACTTATAATTGTAAGAAATGCACGTTTGATCTCGATGTTCAATGTAGTTTGATCTTAGACATCCATACCAACAAAGGTCATGAGCATCGTCTTTGCCTCTCCAGCACAAATTATAGTCATAGCTGCAGTAGTTGTGGCGTTGAAAGTTCCCAAGTATTCCATTGTATCACTTGTGAATTTGCATTAGACTTTAAATGTGCTACACTACCAATGACTGCAAGGTATAGACAACATGAGCATCCCTTCACTCTCAGTTATGTTGTTGAAGATGACTCTGGTGAATACTATTGTGATATTTGTGAAGAAGAACGAGATCCAAATCATTGGTTCTACTATTGTGCAGATTGTAGTTATCCTGCTCATCCGAAATGTATTCTCGGGAAATACACAAATATTAAGTTTGGAGGTACTTATACATTTGATTGCCACCTACACCCGCTTACTATTATTGAGGAAACTGAAGACCACCTTGCATGTCACAAATGTGGCCATCCTTGTGAAGTGTTTATCTACCAATGTGCTCCATGTAATATCAACATATGCAAATTTTGTTTATAGAAAGGACAAATGTGATTGATACTACCATTATAATAAATCATGTGCGAAACTACCCCACAGGTTGCAATATCCCATGCACCTAAAAATCCTTTTATTCTCTTTATTGAATTGAAATATTTTGGAGACGAAGAATATAGCAAATGCAAATTCTACAAAGAATTTTTCTAGGAATACACTTACAGTTGTTCTTATTGCAACTTTAACTTTCACAACATATGTGCTTCTTTACCACTCACTATAAAATCTGAAGTCCACGATCACCCATTAACTCACATTTAGAAGTGGATGAGGTTCACTTGCATTTTTTGTGGCAAAGAAGGCAATGTGCCCTATCCTTGTGTCCTATGCAATTTTTGTATTCATAAATGTGGAACTTCTTAGCTACGAAGTGTCAAAGCTATAGGTCATAACCACCTACTCCTCCTCACCCATTCTTTTCTTGAAGTCCTTCAATCCAATTCCTGATTTTGTCAAATTTGTGTTCAAAAAGTGAACACATACTATGAGTTTTACTTTTACTCGAGTTGCGATATTGTTGCCCACCTTGATTGTGCTATGGACAAGAGAAACAAGAAGGACATAGATTTGTTGACACTTACAGATTGAGGGTCAAGTGggtcaaaaaaagaagattcaGAGTTTGAAAGATCTAATGACTCTGTAACTTACATAGTCAAAAAATCATTGTAGGTGAGGACGAAATTGAATTTGCCATAGAAATCAAACACTTCGGTCATATACATAACTTAAAGCTTACTGATgtggatgagaaaaaaaaaaaaaagcaatggcTACTTGCGAACCATTCTCCCTCTATTTTATTGTTATGCCAAGTGAAGCTTCTTTCTTCATAAATCTTGTACTAATTAACTAGAAAAAAGCAACGCCGACTTCATCAGCACCCAATCACCCTCCTCCCAAATGAGTCTTATAGGAAGAGGAATAAGCCATTTTAGTGTGATGCCTGTGACTAGCTTAGCAATGGCTTCACCTACAATTGTAAACATGCAAGTTTGACCTCGATATTTATTGTAGTTTAATCTTGGACATCCTTACCCACGAAGGTCACAAGCAATGTCTTCACCTCTTTAGCACAGTATATAAACTGAGGTGCAGCAGTTATAACTTTGATAGTTCCCAAGGATTTTGCTGTATCACTTGTAAATTCGAACTAGACTTTAAATGTGCTACACTACCACTTACTATAAGGTACAAAAAACATGAACATCCCTTCACTATTAGGTATGCTGTTGAAGATGACTGCAATGAATATTATTGAGATATTTATGAAAATTGTAATCTGATTTTGACAAATAGAGTAGGAATTATCAAACTATCCTGAAGATATCAGTTCCTAAGCCTTTCTACTTTTCCACCTCGAATTTGATCttcccttcccccccccccttccaagagagagagagagagagaaattgtaTAATTGCTTGTGCGTTTGCAGTTAGGAAATTATCAACTGCAAAAGGGATTTTTTGAATGCATTCTCTCGATGTCACTGATATTTTACATCCTTATGGTAAAAACTTGTTTGTTATTCTTATTCTTCCACCAAATCATTCTGGAAGAACTCCTCCTTTGGAGGGGACAAGGTGGTGATCATTAGATTTATAAAAATGTGGTGACCAAAGTGGAAACtggcccaaaatgtagggaccgaTATTTTcacctaaattttattttcctgaTACCTTAATTTGAAGGCACGCAATATACTCCATAAATTTTTAAGAACATTATGATTTGGGAGCAATAACTGTTAATAACTTGGTTGGTTGAGTTATTTTGTCTAATTGAATGTCTGTGTAATATTTAAAACCTTGCTAGGTGTAGAGAATGTGATGCCTTTGAAttgcatatgttttttttttttttacacaaatgcATGAAAGTTATAGGTCCATCATAAGCATTAAAGATGATCATAAGTTTAGATATTGACAAACAATTGAGATACTGCGAGCATAGATTATGATAGCATTTGTCccttttgaaaatataaataatttataggATTCTAGCTACAAATATTTGGCATATAATATatgatgaaaaaataattttggtatcCCATATGGTAGAAACTAGAGACTATAGAGACTTTTAGTTAGatacacaccattttttttaaagtctcccaatagtatttattgttttagtttgaaactaatataatttaataatacttTTTATGCAAAGCTCAAGACCAATATACTTTTAGGCAAATTTTTCCTATACGTCACATTGGTTTCCGACTagtaaattttgaaatgtagATTCCGTTCTAGTTACAAAACTAGTACATTAACCCTACCTTATTCTATCTCGAACCAATTACATTTTGGTCATATCGTCTATAGTTAACAAGGATTGAGATCCAAGTATGCTAAAGCACATGCCAAACAGACTAGGAGtcgtatatttttttttggataatccAGCTTAATTTTATATAAGCAACAAAATAGAGTACGGAGGGAAAGATATGAAAACACAGGAGAAGATAACCTCCTAGACTCCCAGTTTACACTCAAACTAAGCGCTAAACAAAACAAGCCAAAGCATAATAGTAGAGCAACTGTAAACAGACATCTTCGCACCCCCCAATCTGATAGGCCAAatacgtattgaccccttgtgataaattgattgattaattagccaagtttattaattaatcaaattaacatataaaaatgtgtgatagcacaaacaaattaccaaacaACTAAATgaagcagaaattaaatttaacacggtgatttgtttacgaatgaggaaaacctccaagacaaaaaccccaccgggtgattttaaggttaccactctcgagaatccactattatcaaaacaagtggttataagtaaaggaatctcggtaccttataccaacctacagttgaacccttaccccaatacccaattggacttgttttgtaatgacaatctctcccttGTATTGCACAgttcccagtatgtgactaactaattgcgCGGATTTCAGTATGCGatttcaatcaccaacttgaggaagatgttggctacaaagttcttctcctcttcaacagatgaagatcgtgaagttgcttggtcacaaaaccctacggtgtacaaacacagcagcttcttcaagaactagggcaaaactaggttttcggtcacacttgtggaattatgtTATTGTGTAATTGTGCTCTCAGCTGTGTAACTagatacgacccttaaaataatccttatatatgttttgggttgtgagaaaagaaagctcaaacacattAATCACGGATTGAATGAAAAACAGTCcagaaaaattgagtttcataaacctcgacagataccctagctgtcAAGCCACGGGCTAAAACAGctctttaaatctcgatagatgctagctgtcgagctttaatgaaaagcacttttcacacttgaatcttggacaaacttgcatggtttcaatacttggacttgaactcttgtttcttgaaatattaaacacatcataaatctacacaattacaagtaaagtgtgttttgtcaaaggattagccaattacattaaatgttgacatatgttcctaacatccaatcacatatgtcctaccACAATCAACACTTGAACTAAATAGTTTATTACAAAGAAAACTAAATAGCAAAACAATCAAAAGCAAACCAAAGCAACACATAGAGTGCTAAGATATTAGAGAGACCAGGATACCATTCAGATCAGATGGAATCATTCTGGTCCGTGAGGCTGATTTCATTGGTTATTTTTGTGTCAGGAGTGATGCCATTAACACCTTTACCGCCACTGCTAGTGTACCAAATTTGGTCAAACACTCGCTAAAACAACGAATGAGTGCCAAGAAGAGGTCTAGCAGAGTAACCACTTTGAAAGCCAAAAGCCTACTTGCTGTCGCTGTAACAAAAGAAGCTGCATCAACTAtgaaataaaacataaataactGTAGCCATTTTTACCTGTCACTTTGTGCAGGAGACAAAAAAAACCATTGACAAAAAGTGCAAGAACTAGGAGGAGGCTGTGGGGGTGAGGCATATATGGGGCACACCACTTTTCGTGAGTATGAAGGAGCTAAAAAggtttctgcagaaaattaagTTTTGGAGCGGTGCTACCCCTATTCGGGAGTTCCTAAGAATTGCACTTGTTTTGCAGGGGAATGAGTCAAGAAGGTTTGAGGGTTTGATTAGCTGCCATTCTTCATTCTTTTGGTTGGTTAAAGGAAAGTGGAAACAAATTTAAACGAAGACGAATGACCTTGTACAGTCAGAAAATCAGAACCACAAAAGATTTATAGATTTCGTTGTTggatttaaaatgttaaaataaattcCTACTCAGAGACTTTACTTGTTGGTAAAATAGTATtaagtgaataagaaattaattttttctatgttcacttgaagatgTTATTATAAGTGGTAAAAATCCTAAGTCCCACATAGGaaaggaaagagataatatatgagtttattgctcatgagttggacattgggttgggcttttggcatatgtggattgggcctacttgtccaaataataatattttattattttaattttttgagtcagTTAGTTTGTGCACAATAGTTAATATTGAAACAGAGTGCTTATTTagtaatgtataatttttcatagtccctcattcataaaaacaactttaaaaaaaaaaaaaactctcccaGTGAGAATATTTTGTGCATTTCATTTTGTATCAAAGAGAGcaagagacattgagtagttcgCAGAGTACAACCTTGTGTGCTTCGTTTTCGtgttgtagatcattttatcctaGGAGGCAGACGTccgtgagtctcaaagcaccatagtgattgtgtgaggggcaaaatctgctttaaggagattgtgtcaaacacaagacttgatctgaattgttcatccttcatgcatttggtccgtaagtttttaattatttgcagatttctctttatatatattcagtagttgtgttattgtttattcttagatctgtgtattgttccttttgctttatcacaaaagtaaaattttgaaatatatccAACAGTCTTAAAGTAGATTTAAAATatgtttcaatttatttttgtgatttaacgGTGAAAGAAATTTGTGTTTGTTGAAAAAATGCTAAATCGGCAACTGTATTCTTCTGCGCAAGATTTGGGAAAAACCGATTTGGTGTTTATCCTTTATCGTGATTATCTTTGTACTGGTTTATTTTATAATGTTAAACTGTGAACTTTGATTT
This genomic interval carries:
- the LOC142620770 gene encoding uncharacterized protein LOC142620770; protein product: MEIQRFCQHEHRLVFNEDERGRFICWGCNEPVIGPSYNCIKCFAYHHHKSCAELPHELQHSLHPKHPLILFDEGPYICNKEYSKCEVCKEFRWEYTYGCSHCNFNVHNKCISSPLTIKSEVHNHHLTRIWKLMKFTCDLCGEEGNLPYLCVPCNFCIHKSCTSYWSSVKVMRHIHPLHLTHSSRQVHQIVSQFCQLCVQKVDTEYAFYYCSSCDFVAHLDCATDKRNREDINMLKLIDGESNEPKNEDSELDRSVDSTTYIVKNMNVGEDGIQIATEIKHFSHEHDLKLIDEVENNKKCNGCLRTILPPCYNCAECNFFLHKSCIELPKKKLHSLHCHPLTLLPESPYRAKWFFCNACDQPCNGFTYNCKKCTFDLDVQCSLILDIHTNKGHEHRLCLSSTNYSHSCSSCGVESSQVFHCITCEFALDFKCATLPMTARYRQHEHPFTLSYVVEDDSGEYYCDICEEERDPNHWFYYCADCSYPAHPKCILGKYTNIKFGGTYTFDCHLHPLTIIEETEDHLACHKCGHPCEVSDAINTFTATASVPNLVKHSLKQRMSAKKRSSRVTTLKAKSLLAVAMSNKIVVNPVMAQTNMNLSVVISEVNLVGGNTKE